In the Paenibacillus sp. FSL R7-0337 genome, ATGCTGTGAAATGGTTCAATGTGCGCAGGCCCGGCAGCTTCATATTCGATGCCTACTTTGCCTGCATGGGCAATTCAATTGGCATGGCGATTGGCGCCAAGACGGCCTCTCCCGGTGAGACGGTCTTCTGTATTACCGGGGACGGCTGTTTTATGATGCTCGGAACTGAAATAAACACAGCTGTTTGCAAGGACATTCCGGTGATTTTCATCGTGGTGAATAATATGCAGCTGGATATGGCGCTTAAGGGGATGGAGAAGACCACCGGCCGGATTGACGGTACGATCTTCGAGGTTCCAATGAATGCCGTGAAATTCGCTGAATCTCTGGGTGCAGCCGGCTTCCGCTGTGAGACGCAGGAGGAGTTCGCCGCTGCCATCCGCGAAGCTGTAGCGCTTAACAAGCCAGCTGTCATTGAATTGCTGACTGACCGCGATGAAATGCCACCTACGGCTCACCGCACGCTGGATCTTACGTAAGCAAGCCTTATTGCACACCGTTTCTAACCTACTATCAGGAGGCCATAGCGTGAACAAGAACACGAACAGCGGACTCGATCATTTCACTAATCTCTCTGGAGATTATGGGGCCAAGGCCCTAGCTCCGATCAAAGAGCATTTTCCGGAACTAGCCGAATATATCATGGGCAATGCTTATGGCGATATTTTTCAACGGACCACGATTGGCTCTGACTGGAAAGAGATCGCGGTGATCTCGTCTCTGATTACGATGGGGCAGTATGAGCAGTTAGGTGTTCATTATGTAATGGCGCTCCGTGTTGGCATGACTGTTGAGCAGATCAAGGGCGTGCTGCTTCATCTGGTCCCTTGCGTCGGTGCTCCCCGGGTAATTTCGGCCTTTAATGTGCTGCTGGATACCCTGGAGGAAATCAAAGAAAAATCTTCATAAATCTACAAATTTCGACTTTTCGATTGCGCATTTCAGCATGCTCCGGTTATAATGAAGGCAAAATATCCCAAAT is a window encoding:
- a CDS encoding carboxymuconolactone decarboxylase family protein; translation: MNKNTNSGLDHFTNLSGDYGAKALAPIKEHFPELAEYIMGNAYGDIFQRTTIGSDWKEIAVISSLITMGQYEQLGVHYVMALRVGMTVEQIKGVLLHLVPCVGAPRVISAFNVLLDTLEEIKEKSS